One region of Macadamia integrifolia cultivar HAES 741 chromosome 11, SCU_Mint_v3, whole genome shotgun sequence genomic DNA includes:
- the LOC122092765 gene encoding uncharacterized protein LOC122092765 isoform X2 gives MDNSSSELKTIEESMPDASDPQSSDEKEFNGQASSVQRPRKPNLSSLQIPARSLEDSLPSSTAIDIPSISSPSSTRPGLPPRPSSAKFKPSIRSLLSQRSFKTKNLFQEGEKTVLISDTPPSEESLDKPSTSRSFSLTKVFSSSSTKRTNSLPVTPVANSSVQSAWERNIDDCSNIIKPEVCHHITRSMSVPVNAKTRSLRRADSIGGIIRVISATPRPTTVDETSTDDGKTDAETEDAGEDIPEEEAVCRICLVELGEGGETLKMECSCKGELALAHKECAVKWFTIKGNKTCDVCKQDVQNLPVTLLRIQSSQPVSRQPTVPQHREAARYRVWQDVPVLVMVSMLAYFCFLEQLLVTDQGSRALAISLPFSCALGLLSSMIASTMGYLSTWMRGGAP, from the exons ATGGATAATTCATCTTCTGAATTGAAAACTATTGAAGAATCAATGCCGGATGCTTCTGATCCTCAG TCAAGTGACGAAAAAGAATTTAATGGGCAGGCCTCCTCAGTTCAGCGTCCAAGGAAGCCAAATCTCTCCTCATTGCAAATACCTGCAAGGTCCTTGGAAGATTCGTTGCCTAGTTCCACTGCAATAGATATTCCTTCTATATCAAGTCCGAGTTCTACTAGACCAGGGTTGCCGCCAAGGCCAAGCTCAGCAAAGTTCAAACCATCTATTAGAAGTCTTCTTTCACAGCGGAGCTTTAAGACAAAAAATTTGTTCCAGGAAGGTGAGAAGACAGTTCTCATTTCTGATACACCACCATCAGAAGAATCTCTGGATAAACCTTCTACTTCAAGGTCTTTTTCTTTGACCAAGGTTTTTTCCTCTTCATCCACAAAAAGAACAAACTCATTGCCAGTTACACCAGTTGCAAATTCAAGCGTTCAAAGTGCATGGGAAAGAAATATTGACGATTGTTCTAATATTATT AAACCGGAAGTTTGTCACCATATAACACGCTCAATGTCAGTTCCAGTCAATGCCAAAACCAGAAGCTTAAGGCGGGCAGATTCTATTGGAGGTATAATCCGTGTAATTTCAGCAACCCCTCGTCCTACAACTGTTGATGAGACCTCAACAGATGATGGCAAAACAGATGCTG AAACAGAAGATGCTGGAGAAGATATCCCAGAGGAAGAAGCAGTTTGCAGAATTTGTTTGGTTGAGCTTGGGGAAGGAGGAGAAACTCTTAAGATGGAGTGTAGCTGCAAAGGAGAACTTGCACTTGCTCACAAAGAGTGTGCTGTGAAATGGTTTACCATTAAGGGCAACAAGACCTGTGATGTTTGCAAGCAAGATGTTCAAAACCTACCAGTAACATTATTGAGAATACAAAGTTCTCAGCCTGTCTCTAGGCAGCCAACTGTACCTCAGCATAGAGAAGCTGCTCGCTACAG GGTCTGGCAGGATGTACCAGTTCTTGTCATGGTCAGCATGCTTGCCTATTTCTGCTTTCTGGAGCAACTGCTG GTTACTGATCAGGGCTCTCGTGCTCTGGCCATATCACTACCTTTCTCTTGTGCTTTAGGTCTCCTCTCATCCATGATAGCCTCAACAATGG GTTATCTCTCAACCTGGATGAGAGGGGGGGCACCCTGA
- the LOC122092765 gene encoding uncharacterized protein LOC122092765 isoform X1, translating to MDNSSSELKTIEESMPDASDPQSSDEKEFNGQASSVQRPRKPNLSSLQIPARSLEDSLPSSTAIDIPSISSPSSTRPGLPPRPSSAKFKPSIRSLLSQRSFKTKNLFQEGEKTVLISDTPPSEESLDKPSTSRSFSLTKVFSSSSTKRTNSLPVTPVANSSVQSAWERNIDDCSNIIKPEVCHHITRSMSVPVNAKTRSLRRADSIGGIIRVISATPRPTTVDETSTDDGKTDAETEDAGEDIPEEEAVCRICLVELGEGGETLKMECSCKGELALAHKECAVKWFTIKGNKTCDVCKQDVQNLPVTLLRIQSSQPVSRQPTVPQHREAARYRVWQDVPVLVMVSMLAYFCFLEQLLVTDQGSRALAISLPFSCALGLLSSMIASTMVSKSYLWAYASFQFATVILFAHIFYNVLNVSAILSVLLSSFTGFGIAISTNSLLLEYLRWRTNHSLQSARLQNTRGVQLRQQPREELNLRTVGGMREQETRIENTNPSQHG from the exons ATGGATAATTCATCTTCTGAATTGAAAACTATTGAAGAATCAATGCCGGATGCTTCTGATCCTCAG TCAAGTGACGAAAAAGAATTTAATGGGCAGGCCTCCTCAGTTCAGCGTCCAAGGAAGCCAAATCTCTCCTCATTGCAAATACCTGCAAGGTCCTTGGAAGATTCGTTGCCTAGTTCCACTGCAATAGATATTCCTTCTATATCAAGTCCGAGTTCTACTAGACCAGGGTTGCCGCCAAGGCCAAGCTCAGCAAAGTTCAAACCATCTATTAGAAGTCTTCTTTCACAGCGGAGCTTTAAGACAAAAAATTTGTTCCAGGAAGGTGAGAAGACAGTTCTCATTTCTGATACACCACCATCAGAAGAATCTCTGGATAAACCTTCTACTTCAAGGTCTTTTTCTTTGACCAAGGTTTTTTCCTCTTCATCCACAAAAAGAACAAACTCATTGCCAGTTACACCAGTTGCAAATTCAAGCGTTCAAAGTGCATGGGAAAGAAATATTGACGATTGTTCTAATATTATT AAACCGGAAGTTTGTCACCATATAACACGCTCAATGTCAGTTCCAGTCAATGCCAAAACCAGAAGCTTAAGGCGGGCAGATTCTATTGGAGGTATAATCCGTGTAATTTCAGCAACCCCTCGTCCTACAACTGTTGATGAGACCTCAACAGATGATGGCAAAACAGATGCTG AAACAGAAGATGCTGGAGAAGATATCCCAGAGGAAGAAGCAGTTTGCAGAATTTGTTTGGTTGAGCTTGGGGAAGGAGGAGAAACTCTTAAGATGGAGTGTAGCTGCAAAGGAGAACTTGCACTTGCTCACAAAGAGTGTGCTGTGAAATGGTTTACCATTAAGGGCAACAAGACCTGTGATGTTTGCAAGCAAGATGTTCAAAACCTACCAGTAACATTATTGAGAATACAAAGTTCTCAGCCTGTCTCTAGGCAGCCAACTGTACCTCAGCATAGAGAAGCTGCTCGCTACAG GGTCTGGCAGGATGTACCAGTTCTTGTCATGGTCAGCATGCTTGCCTATTTCTGCTTTCTGGAGCAACTGCTG GTTACTGATCAGGGCTCTCGTGCTCTGGCCATATCACTACCTTTCTCTTGTGCTTTAGGTCTCCTCTCATCCATGATAGCCTCAACAATGG TGAGCAAGAGTTACCTTTGGGCTTATGCATCCTTCCAGTTTGCAACTGTGATCCTGTTTGCTCATATCTTCTATAACGTT CTCAATGTTAGTGCAATTCTTTCGGTCCTCCTTTCCTCATTCACCGGGTTTGGGATTGCAATCAGCACAAATTCTCTGCTTCTTGAGTACTTGAGATGGAGAACGAACCACAGTCTACAATCTGCTCGTCTTCAGAATACTAGAGGTGTGCAACTGAGACAGCAGCCAAGAGAGGAACTTAACTTGAGAACAGTGGGTGGCATGAGGGAGCAAGAGACCAGGATTGAAAACACAAATCCTTCACAACATGGATAA